One Falco naumanni isolate bFalNau1 chromosome 12, bFalNau1.pat, whole genome shotgun sequence genomic region harbors:
- the LOC121096052 gene encoding kanadaptin: MAEAMETEAATEPAAFKRPSRPLPTAPRTAEGGEPGPSPPPARPAAAPAAPRYEEPPWGSRPPADAGYGLEVLKGGVALGSVRLEGGSWFLVGRLPGCALALEHPSVSRHHAVLQYRGAGCAPDGPNGADAAGFYVYDLGSTHGTFLNKARVPPRTYCRVRVGHGLRFGGSSRLFLLQGPKEDQESESELTVTELKALRKQQQAKLEKTMLGEDSDEEDEKEERTERSQNSDMSCSWGMGEDAEEDEAEENPIAIDFQDVQDAFYMKDPRKALQGFFDREGEELEYEYDDRGHNSWLCRIKLPVDDASGKQLVAEILHSGKKKEAMIQCALEACRLLDARGVLRQEAVSRKRKSKNWEDEDFYDSDDDTFLDRTGAVEKKRLNRMKKAGKIEEKPETYDSLVTKLNEAESELSEITEKLKASGKVQSQPAAQDSLDEFMTEIKSGCTLDSVARKKLHLRSFELKKEQQRLKGLIKLVKPAELPELKPQSGSYSLQAESKPKKMTLPLFGAMKGGSKFKLKTGSLGKLPVKRPDVPESLLKMKDDGPEEEEEEEEEEEQEVDAVNSRASNLEMKMTREEETGKETNAPDGSPCNNKNLESLQDAVRSLPEPKVLRNESRMGPSQEKSQASKAEYKKPEETSEKVKKINNSGKVQQPFFSSQYPDDDPDYCIWVPPPGQSGDGKTHLNEKYGY, encoded by the exons ATGGCGGAGGCCATGGAGACGGAGGCTGCCACTGAGCCTGCCGCCTTCAAGCGCCCGAGCCGCCCGCTGCCCACCGCGCCCCGCACCGCCGAGGGCGGCGAGCCGGGGCCcagcccgccgcccgcccgccctgcAGCCGCGCCGGCGGCGCCGCGCTACGAGGAGCCGCCGTGGGGCAGCCGCCCGCCGGCCGACGCCGGCTACGGGCTGGAGGTGCTGAAGGGCGGCGTGGCGCTGGGCTCGGTGCGGCTGGAGGGCGGCAGCTGGTTCCTGGTGGGGCGGCTGCCCGGCTGCGCCCTGGCCCTGGAGCACCCTTCGGTGTCGCGGCACCACGCCGTGCTGCAGTACCGCGGCGCCGGCTGCGCCCCCGACGGCCCCAACGGCGCCGATGCCGCCGGCTTCTACGTGTACGACTTGGGCAGCACCCACGGCACCTTCCTCAACAAGGCGCGGGTGCCGCCGCGCACCTACTGCCGGGTGCGGGTGGGCCACGGGCTCCGCTTCGGCGGCAGCTCCcgcctcttcctcctgcag GGACCCAAAGAGGACCAGGAGTCTGAGTCGGAACTAACTGTGACTGAACTGAAGGCGCTGCGtaagcagcagcaagcaaaaTTAGAAAAGACAATGTTGGGAGAGGACTCTGATGAAGAAGAcgaaaaagaagagagaactGAGAGGAGTCAGAACAGTGATATGAGCTGCTCGTGGGGAATGG GGGAGGATGCTGAGGAGGATGAGGCTGAAGAAAACCCTATTGCTATTGATTTTCAGGATGTACAAGATGCCTTCTATATGAAAGATCCTAGGAAGGCCTTACAAGGCTTTTTTGACAGAGAAG gAGAAGAGTTAGAATATGAATATGATGATCGTGGGCACAATAGCTGGCTATGCAGGATCAA GTTGCCTGTGGATGATGCATCAGGGAAGCAGCTGGTGGCAGAGATTCTCCAttcaggaaagaagaaggaagcaatGATACAGTGTGCACTGGAAGCTTGCAGGCTACTTGACGCTCGTGGAGTACTGAGGCAAGAAGCAG TATCCCgaaaaaggaaatcaaagaACTGGGAAGATGAGGATTTTTATGACAGTGATGATGACACCTTCCTTGATCGAACTGGTGCTGTAGAAAAGAAACGActgaacagaatgaaaaaagctggtaaaatagaagaaaagccAGAGACTTACGACTCCCTG GTCACAAAGCTAAATGAAGCTGAAAGTGAGCTTTCTGAGATAACGGAGAAGCTAAAAGCTTCAGGAAAAG TCcagtcccagccagcagctcaagATTCCTTGGATGAATtcatgactgaaataaaatcaggatGCACCTTGGACAGTGTGGCACGAAAGAAGCTTCACTTGCGGTCATTTGAACTAAAGAAAGAGCAACAAAGGCTGAAAGGATTAATAAAGCTTGTCAAGCCGGCAGAACTCCCTGAGCTGAAGCCCCA GAGTGGGAGTTACAGTCTGCAAGCAGAGAGCAAGCCTAAAAAGATGACCCTACCTCTCTTTGGTGCAATGAAAGGGGGGAGCAAATTCAAGCTGAAAACTGGAAGCCTAGGG AAGTTGCCTGTTAAGCGTCCAGACGTCCCTGAAAGCTTGTTAAAGATGAAAGATGATGGAccagaagaagaggaagaagaggaggaggaggaggagcaagAAGTAGATGCAGTAAACAGCAGAGCATCAAacctggaaatgaaaatgacaagagaggaagaaacaggaaaagaaactaatGCTCCTGATGGTTCTCCTTGCAATAACAAGAATCTAGAATCCCTTCAGGATG CGGTTCGTTCTCTGCCTGAGCCAAAGGTACTAAGGAATGAATCTCGGATGGGACCCTCACAGGAGAAATCTCAAG catcTAAGGCAGAGTATAAGAAACCTGAAGAAACATCTGAGAAAGTTAAGAAAATCAATAACTCAGGCAAG gtccaacaaccttttttttcctcacagtaCCCAGATGATGACCCAGACTACTGCATATGGGTTCCTCCTCCAG GTCAAAGCGGTGATGGCAAGACTCATCTCAATGAAAAATATGGCTACTGA